TCGCCCATGCCGGCCGGCATGGCGAAGTCGACGTCGGTGCCGTCCACGTTGTACTGGTCGGCGAAGGTGTCGATGCCCTTGGAATAGAAGAAGGCCTGGATAGTGTTGGCGTAGTTGGTCTGCCACTTGCGGTCGGCGCAGGACCAGGAATAGTCGAGGGCGATGTTCATCGGGACGCGCCAGGAGTCGAAGCGGAAGGCCGGCTTCATCCGGCGGCCGAAGAAGGCCGGAGTCTCGATGAAGGAACCGTCGAAGTTGTTGGTATCCGGGTTCAGGCCTGTCTCGGGGTTGATGCTCTTGTGGAGATACTCGCGGCTGGCCTGCGCGCAGGCGAGGTAGAAGTCGGCGCGGCCGTCATAGGCCCAGCGGGCCCAGACTTCGTAGAAGGCGGGCAGGTGGTAGGACGGATCGGTGTAGCCGACGCCGCGTCCTTCGGGCGTGAAGGCGATCAGGTGCGTGTCCTTGTCGATGAAGTGCCGGATGCCGTCGGTGCCGTCCTTGGCCCAGGCGAGGTTGAGGATGTTCTGCGCCTCGGCGAGATAGTTGATCGAGCCGTCGTTGCCCCAGCGGTTGGACGCGAAGATGAGGGCGGTCACGAAGTAGAGTTCGCCGTCGGAGGCGGGACCCTCGGCGCGGTGCGTGCCGTCAGGATTGAGGCTCCAGGCGAAATAGCCCTTCATCGGGCCGTCCTGGTGCTGCATGTATTTCTTGCTCCAGCGCCACAGGCGGTCGAAAACGTCCTTCTTGCCGAGCTGCACGGCAATCATCAGGCCGTAGGACATTCCTTCCGTGCGGACGTCGAAGTTCTTGACGTCGGAGATATAGGCCATGTCGTCCCCCACTTCGAAGTAGACCTTGTCCGGACCGCAGAAGACGTCCTTGTAGACCTTCTCCAGACGGGCGTCGATCTCTGCTTGCGGATACCCCATCTCGGCGAAGACGTTGCGGTACTGGCCGGTCTCGAATCCGCCTTTCTTGCAGGGCTTAAGTGTAGGTTGGGCTGAAGCGGCCAGGGAAAGACAGAGTGCGGCCGCGAAAATGAGGGGTTTGAGGAAGCGGTTAGCCATAAATACTGTAATTAACGGTTGAATTGGTCGATTGGACAAATATAACAACAAATGCGAAACTTTGCAACCCGGTTGCACCTGGCACCAGCTACCTTTGCAACAGGAAATCAAAACGTACTATATATGGCTCACGAACATCATCATCACCACGAGCACGAGCATCACGAGCATGTCGAATGCCACGAGTGCCACACTCACGAGCACCATCACCACCACGGCGAAGAGGAAGGCGGCGTGCGGAAGAGCATCATCAAGATCGTGTCCGCCGCCGTCCTGCTGGCGGCCGCAGTCATCATCGAGAAAAACACGGACTGGGCCACCTGGCAGTACCTCCTGCTCTACCTGGTCCCCTACCTCATCGTCGGCTGGGACACGCTCAAGGAAGCCGCCGAGGCGCTCGCTGAAGGCGAGGCGCTGGACGAGAACTTCCTGATGAGCGTCGCCACGCTCGGCGCGCTCGCGATCGGCTTCCTGCCGGGCGCCGAGACGCAGTTCCCCGAAGCGGTCTTCGTCATGCTGTTCTTCCAGGTCGGCGAGCTCTTCGAAGGCATCGCGGAAGGCCGTTCGCGCCGCTCCGTGGCCCATCTGATGGACATCCGGCCCGACACGGCACACGTGGAGCGGGACGGGCGGCTGCAGACCGTCGCCCCGGACGAAGTCGCCGTCGGCGAGACCATCCTGGTCAAGCCCGGCGAGAAGGTTCCGATGGACGGCGTCGTGCTGGAGGGCGATTCGTCGCTGGACACCGTGGCCCTGACGGGCGAAAGCGTGCCGCGCAGCGTGCATCCGGGCGACGAGATCCTGTCCGGCTGCGTCAACCTCAGCGGCGTGCTGCGCGTGCGGACGGTCCGCCTGTTCGGCGAATCCACCGCATCGCGCATCCTCGAGCTGGTGGAGAACGCCGCCGAAAACAAGTCGCGCAGCGAACATTTCATCACGCGCTTCGCGCGGGTCTATACGCCCATCGTCGTCGGCCTGGCCGTGCTGCTGGCCGTCGTCCCGCCCCTCTTCACGGGTGCCTGGGCCACCTGGATCTACCGGGCGCTGATGTTCCTGGTGGTCTCCTGTCCCTGCGCGCTGGTCATCTCCGTGCCGCTCACTTTCTTCGGCGGCATCGGCGGCGCTTCGCGCAAGGGCATCCTCATCAAGGGTTCCGCCTATATGGACACCCTCTCCCGCGTGCAGACCGTCGTCTTCGACAAGACGGGCACGCTGACCGAGGGCGTCTTCGCGGTCACCGCCGTGCACCCCGAGGAGCTGGACGAGACGGAACTGCTGCACCTGGCCGCCCACGTGGAGCGCCACTCCACGCACCCGATCGCCCAGGCCCTGCTGCTGGCCTACCCCAACGAGCAGGACGGCTGCGCGGTCTCGGACATCCAGGAATACGCGGGCAAGGGCCTGACGGCCAACGTCGAAGGCCGCGTCGTCGCCGTCGGCAACGACAAGCTGATGACGCAGGTCGGTGCCGCCTGGCACCCCTGCACGCACACCGGCACCATCGTCCACGTGGCCGTGGACGGCACCTACGCCGGCCACATCGTCATCTCCGACCGCATCAAGGAAGACGCTGCGCAGGCCATCGCCGACCTGCACGCCGCCGGCATCCGCAAGACCGTGATGCTGACCGGCGACCAGGCCTCCGTGGCCCAGGCCGTCTCGTCCACGCTCAAGCTGGACGAGACCCACGCCGGCCTCCTGCCGGCCGACAAGGTCGCCCGCGTGGAAGCGCTGCTCAAGGAGGGCACGCTCGCCTTCGTCGGCGACGGCATCAACGACGCGCCGGTACTCGCCCGCGCCGACCTCGGCATCGCGATGGGCGCGCTCGGCTCGGACGCCGCCATCGAGGCCGCGGACGTCGTCCTGATGGACGACAAACCGTCCAAGGTGGCCGCGGCCGTGCGCATTGCACGCCGCACGTTGCGCATCGCCCGGGAGAACCTCTGGTTCGCCGTCGGCATCAAGCTGCTGGTGCTCGCGCTGGCCGCCTGCGGCGTCGCCACGCTCTGGATGGCGGTCTTCGCCGACGTCGGCGTCACGGTTCTCGCCGTCCTCAACGCCATGCGCGCCCTGCGGTAAATCTTGTAAATAGTTGTGAATTAATAGAAAAAAGCGGGATTTTCCCGCTTTTTTCGTATCTTTGCGGACTTTTTCGGCGAGCCCCGCCATTTATGATGTTTTAATGAGAAGATACGCAGTTATTTTATTGATGCTTTTGACGACGGCCGTAGCCGTTGCCCAGACCCGTGTGAGCGGCGTCGTGACGGACGCCTCGACGGGTGAACCCCTCCCCTACGTTTCCATCTATTTCCCCGGCACGCAGATCGGCACCATGTCCGATCTCGAAGGCCACTTCGCGATCGAGGCGGCCGGCAGCTACTCCAATGTCTGCTTCCAGATGCTGGGTTTTGAGACCTACATCTACAACATCCGCCCCAATACGACGACCCACGACGCCCACATCAAGATGAACCCCGACACCTACGGGATCCAGGCCGTGGTCGTGAAGCCCAAGCGCCGCCGCGACCGCGTCTACCGCCGCCGCGGCAACCCGGCCGTCGAGCTGGTCCGGAACGTGATCGCCCACAAAGAGGAGAACCACGTCCAGTCCACCCCGGGCTACAAGGTGGAGAACTACGAGAAACTGATCATGTCCCTCGACAAGTTCGACGTCGATTTCAAGAACAACCGCTTCTGGAGCAAGTTCCCCTTCATGGAGAAATACGTGGATACGGCGCAGTTCAAGAAAACGCCCGTGCTGACCGTCTCCCTGCGGGAAAACCTCTCCACGACCTGGTTCCAGAATGA
The sequence above is a segment of the Bacteroidales bacterium WCE2004 genome. Coding sequences within it:
- a CDS encoding oligosaccharide reducing-end xylanase is translated as MANRFLKPLIFAAALCLSLAASAQPTLKPCKKGGFETGQYRNVFAEMGYPQAEIDARLEKVYKDVFCGPDKVYFEVGDDMAYISDVKNFDVRTEGMSYGLMIAVQLGKKDVFDRLWRWSKKYMQHQDGPMKGYFAWSLNPDGTHRAEGPASDGELYFVTALIFASNRWGNDGSINYLAEAQNILNLAWAKDGTDGIRHFIDKDTHLIAFTPEGRGVGYTDPSYHLPAFYEVWARWAYDGRADFYLACAQASREYLHKSINPETGLNPDTNNFDGSFIETPAFFGRRMKPAFRFDSWRVPMNIALDYSWSCADRKWQTNYANTIQAFFYSKGIDTFADQYNVDGTDVDFAMPAGMGEMQGKGTRHSVGLVSTLAAASLAADNKISREFVERLWNSKNEPYADGYFDAYYDGLLRLFAFMHLSGNYRVIEPAR
- a CDS encoding Cd2+/Zn2+-exporting ATPase — protein: MAHEHHHHHEHEHHEHVECHECHTHEHHHHHGEEEGGVRKSIIKIVSAAVLLAAAVIIEKNTDWATWQYLLLYLVPYLIVGWDTLKEAAEALAEGEALDENFLMSVATLGALAIGFLPGAETQFPEAVFVMLFFQVGELFEGIAEGRSRRSVAHLMDIRPDTAHVERDGRLQTVAPDEVAVGETILVKPGEKVPMDGVVLEGDSSLDTVALTGESVPRSVHPGDEILSGCVNLSGVLRVRTVRLFGESTASRILELVENAAENKSRSEHFITRFARVYTPIVVGLAVLLAVVPPLFTGAWATWIYRALMFLVVSCPCALVISVPLTFFGGIGGASRKGILIKGSAYMDTLSRVQTVVFDKTGTLTEGVFAVTAVHPEELDETELLHLAAHVERHSTHPIAQALLLAYPNEQDGCAVSDIQEYAGKGLTANVEGRVVAVGNDKLMTQVGAAWHPCTHTGTIVHVAVDGTYAGHIVISDRIKEDAAQAIADLHAAGIRKTVMLTGDQASVAQAVSSTLKLDETHAGLLPADKVARVEALLKEGTLAFVGDGINDAPVLARADLGIAMGALGSDAAIEAADVVLMDDKPSKVAAAVRIARRTLRIARENLWFAVGIKLLVLALAACGVATLWMAVFADVGVTVLAVLNAMRALR